The following coding sequences lie in one Saccopteryx bilineata isolate mSacBil1 chromosome 5, mSacBil1_pri_phased_curated, whole genome shotgun sequence genomic window:
- the OCIAD2 gene encoding OCIA domain-containing protein 2 encodes MASVSTHGNHDKPPHLPPLSKQSLLFCPKSKLHIHREEISKIIRECQEESFWKRALPYSLISMLVTQGLVHQGYLAANPRFGSLPKVALAGILGYGLGKASYIRACQSKFHSLDDQLRGAGFGPGHNRHCLLTCEECKIKHGLSEEGRSQPSAS; translated from the exons ATGGCATCAGTGTCGACTCACGGAAACCACGATAAACCTCCTCACTTGCCACCACTAAGCAAGCAG AGCCTGTTGTTTTGTCCGAAATCAAAACTGCACATCCACAGAGAGGAGATTTCAAAGATTATCAGAGAATGTCAAGAAGAAAGTTTCTGGAAGAGAG CTCTGCCTTATTCTCTTATAAGCATGCTTGTTACCCAAGGACTAGTCCACCAAG GTTATTTAGCAGCTAACCCAAGATTTGGATCATTGCCTAAAGTTGCAC TTGCTGGTATCTTGGGCTACGGCCTTGGAAAGGCATCCTACATAAGAGCATGCCAGAGTAAATTTCACTCCCTTGATGATCAGCTGCGTGGGGCTGGTTTTGGTCCAGGGCATAACAG gCACTGCCTGCTCACCTGTGAGGAGTGCAAAATTAAGCATGGACTGAGTGAGGAAGGACGTTCACAGCCTTCGGCTTCCTAG